One Edaphobacter flagellatus genomic region harbors:
- a CDS encoding helix-turn-helix transcriptional regulator: MTEIAPKEQQRIGLIATDALRVLGLETIFAESGIEVLPLSVPGALDASGVSVIMIDAACTDHLFELLETFRRTRPHLRLIVIGLEESHEYVQRVIGAGAKGYLSHTARENEIRMAVEIVSDGSVWAPRKVLARLLEAPRGDVSVAPAEPKFTERESQVLRLLVAGQPNREIAEALGIDAATVKAHVGRLMRKVGVENRIALTMQAVSRNLVTR; encoded by the coding sequence ATGACTGAGATTGCGCCGAAGGAACAACAGCGTATTGGCCTGATTGCAACTGACGCTCTGCGTGTGCTGGGCCTTGAGACGATCTTTGCCGAGAGTGGTATCGAGGTGCTGCCGCTCTCTGTGCCGGGCGCCCTGGACGCGTCCGGCGTATCGGTCATCATGATCGATGCGGCTTGCACTGACCATCTGTTCGAACTGCTGGAGACGTTTCGCCGGACGCGACCGCATCTGCGATTGATCGTGATCGGACTTGAAGAATCGCATGAATATGTGCAGCGTGTGATCGGCGCAGGAGCCAAAGGATACCTATCGCATACGGCTCGTGAGAACGAGATACGGATGGCTGTAGAGATCGTCAGTGATGGTTCGGTGTGGGCTCCTCGCAAGGTTCTGGCGCGCCTGCTGGAGGCCCCGCGCGGGGATGTTTCAGTGGCGCCGGCGGAGCCGAAATTTACCGAACGCGAGAGTCAGGTTCTGAGGCTTCTGGTAGCCGGTCAGCCGAATCGTGAGATTGCAGAAGCACTTGGGATCGATGCCGCGACGGTCAAGGCCCATGTCGGCAGACTGATGCGCAAGGTTGGGGTGGAAAACCGTATCGCATTGACAATGCAGGCGGTTAGCCGGAACCTGGTGACAAGATAG
- the dcd gene encoding dCTP deaminase, with product MAIKSDRWIRQQAKEHGMIAPFSEKQVREGVISYGLSSYGYDLRVSNEFKIFTNVNSAIIDPKKFDERSFVSVEADSVIVPPNSFALARSIEYFKIPRDVLTICVGKSTYARCGIIVNVTPFEPEWEGYVTLEISNTTPLPARVYANEGLCQILFFQSDEVCEVSYADRKGKYQKQQGIVLPKL from the coding sequence GTGGCTATTAAAAGCGACCGTTGGATTCGCCAGCAGGCGAAAGAACATGGAATGATTGCCCCGTTCAGCGAGAAACAGGTCCGCGAGGGTGTTATCTCTTACGGACTATCGTCTTATGGGTATGATCTGAGGGTCTCGAACGAGTTCAAGATCTTTACGAACGTTAACAGCGCCATTATTGATCCAAAGAAGTTTGATGAGCGCTCCTTTGTTTCGGTTGAGGCCGATAGCGTCATCGTTCCTCCAAACTCTTTCGCGCTGGCCCGGTCGATCGAATACTTCAAGATACCCCGCGATGTGCTGACGATCTGCGTTGGCAAGTCGACATATGCTCGTTGCGGCATTATCGTAAATGTCACACCTTTCGAGCCGGAATGGGAAGGGTATGTCACGCTGGAGATATCCAACACGACACCGCTTCCGGCGAGAGTGTACGCGAACGAGGGTCTCTGTCAGATACTGTTCTTCCAGTCCGATGAGGTCTGCGAAGTGAGTTACGCAGATCGCAAGGGCAAATACCAGAAGCAGCAGGGGATCGTTCTCCCGAAGCTGTAA
- a CDS encoding HU family DNA-binding protein has product MIKQDLIQRVVERTGLPRTKAEAAVDAIFESMKQTLVAGDRIELRGFGVFTVKPRKTGIGRNPRTGAEVTIAPGKAVRFKPGKELHLLT; this is encoded by the coding sequence ATGATAAAGCAGGATTTAATACAGAGGGTTGTTGAGCGTACCGGCCTGCCACGAACGAAAGCAGAGGCTGCGGTAGACGCTATCTTCGAGAGCATGAAACAAACCCTGGTTGCAGGCGATCGCATTGAACTGCGTGGCTTTGGCGTCTTCACCGTCAAACCGCGCAAGACAGGCATCGGACGCAATCCCAGAACTGGAGCCGAGGTCACCATTGCCCCCGGCAAGGCTGTCCGCTTCAAGCCAGGCAAAGAGCTGCATCTGCTCACCTAG
- the priA gene encoding replication restart helicase PriA, whose translation MPLYCDVALPVPLDQTFTYAVNGVAPVVGARVLVPFSGQRLMGLVMRVHDEAPADDFEIKPVQQVLDDAAILPAELMELAQWIAQYYVAPLGEVLRGMLPLGAEVKRHFVYSLTDVGRKVLFEGAAKGASRRSKLSPEEQNREYAVLNYLESGEAAKMSALRSATGANKALLEGMVRKKWLLREAVAEERDARRLEKVAVLVDDARLPKLNTNQTAILAELAAVGGRMRVRDLKETLGRRGVPESTLATLVKRELVRVEEVAEAFHFGGVGSHGKKHAHEHALNEAQMEALGTIAAAMVQGGFKPHLLYGVTGSGKTAVYFAAMRRALDAGKSALLLVPEIGLTPAMTGQLVAAFGDEVALLHSQLTPDERAEQWHRIRRGEARVAVGTRSAVFAPLKDLGLIIVDEEHDGSYKQEETPRYHGRDVAVMRAKLNEAVVVLGSATPSLESWANAEKGRYARVEMRQRVADRPLPAVERVDMRNEFRETGQEQIFSRRLIEETEATIARGEQAIILLNRRGYSFVVMCRSCGEKIECENCAISMTYHKPVSGNDAIAQPGQRLECHYCGFRRGVPKKCPKCESEHLYFLGAGSQQGEERLQEIFPHARIGRMDRDTVRGRSDMERLLSRLHAGEINLLVGTQMIAKGHDIHGVTLVGVVGADFALGLPDFRAAERVFQLLTQVSGRAGRGELPGKVLVQTYHPDHYAVKFAADHDYPGFVAKEMQYRRWMHYPPYAVLANVVVQSERLEEATGWSAELGRWFQQTRLDKVRVLGPAAAPISRLKRIYRYHFVLKAEKRQSLGSTLRAMLAFAETREIPRRNLVVDVDAVHLM comes from the coding sequence ATGCCCCTTTACTGCGATGTTGCTCTGCCAGTCCCATTGGACCAGACGTTTACCTATGCGGTGAACGGTGTGGCTCCTGTGGTGGGGGCGCGAGTGCTGGTGCCGTTCAGCGGACAGAGGCTGATGGGGTTGGTCATGCGGGTGCATGATGAGGCGCCCGCAGACGATTTTGAGATCAAGCCGGTACAGCAGGTGTTGGATGACGCTGCCATCCTGCCCGCCGAGTTGATGGAACTGGCGCAGTGGATCGCGCAGTATTATGTGGCTCCGCTTGGCGAAGTGCTGCGTGGGATGCTTCCGCTGGGCGCAGAGGTCAAGCGACACTTTGTCTACAGCCTTACCGACGTTGGGCGAAAGGTGCTGTTTGAAGGTGCTGCGAAGGGAGCTTCGCGGCGCTCGAAGCTGTCTCCTGAGGAGCAGAATCGCGAATATGCGGTACTGAACTATCTGGAGAGCGGCGAGGCGGCAAAGATGTCGGCGCTACGTTCGGCCACTGGAGCGAATAAAGCGCTGCTGGAGGGGATGGTCCGCAAGAAGTGGCTCCTGCGCGAGGCTGTGGCAGAGGAGCGGGATGCACGGCGCCTGGAAAAGGTGGCTGTTCTCGTGGACGATGCACGTCTGCCGAAGCTGAATACAAACCAGACGGCGATCCTGGCTGAGCTGGCTGCGGTGGGCGGGCGCATGCGTGTGCGTGATCTGAAGGAGACGCTGGGGCGTCGCGGCGTACCGGAATCGACCCTGGCAACGCTGGTGAAGCGCGAGCTGGTACGTGTGGAGGAAGTTGCCGAGGCATTCCATTTCGGTGGCGTTGGATCGCATGGGAAAAAGCATGCACATGAGCACGCGCTGAATGAGGCCCAGATGGAGGCTTTAGGAACGATTGCAGCGGCGATGGTGCAGGGAGGCTTCAAGCCACATCTGTTGTACGGCGTGACGGGGTCGGGAAAGACGGCGGTGTACTTTGCCGCGATGCGGCGGGCATTGGACGCAGGGAAGAGCGCTCTATTGCTGGTGCCGGAAATTGGGCTGACTCCGGCGATGACGGGGCAGCTTGTCGCGGCATTTGGGGATGAGGTTGCTCTGCTGCACTCGCAGCTTACCCCGGATGAGCGGGCAGAGCAGTGGCATAGGATTCGCCGGGGTGAAGCGCGGGTTGCGGTGGGAACGCGGTCGGCGGTATTCGCTCCGTTGAAGGACCTGGGGCTGATCATCGTAGACGAGGAGCACGATGGCAGTTACAAGCAGGAAGAGACACCGCGATACCACGGGCGCGATGTTGCCGTTATGCGCGCGAAGCTCAATGAAGCGGTAGTTGTATTAGGCTCTGCCACGCCGTCTCTCGAAAGCTGGGCAAATGCCGAGAAGGGCCGTTATGCGCGCGTGGAGATGCGGCAGCGGGTTGCCGATCGTCCGTTGCCCGCAGTAGAGCGGGTCGATATGCGGAACGAATTTCGCGAGACAGGGCAGGAGCAGATTTTTTCGCGGCGGCTGATAGAAGAAACCGAGGCGACGATTGCACGCGGAGAGCAGGCGATCATTCTGCTGAATCGTCGCGGCTATTCTTTTGTGGTGATGTGTCGCAGTTGCGGCGAGAAGATTGAGTGCGAGAACTGCGCCATCTCGATGACGTATCACAAACCGGTGAGCGGCAATGATGCCATCGCGCAGCCGGGCCAGCGGCTGGAGTGCCATTACTGTGGCTTCCGTCGCGGCGTTCCGAAAAAATGTCCGAAGTGCGAGAGCGAGCACCTTTATTTTCTTGGTGCAGGGTCGCAGCAAGGAGAGGAGCGGCTGCAGGAGATCTTTCCGCATGCGCGCATCGGCCGTATGGATCGCGACACGGTGCGTGGACGCAGCGATATGGAGCGCCTGCTGAGCCGACTGCATGCAGGCGAGATCAATCTGCTGGTCGGTACGCAGATGATCGCGAAGGGTCACGATATCCATGGAGTGACGCTGGTGGGAGTCGTTGGCGCAGATTTTGCTCTGGGACTGCCGGACTTTCGCGCGGCGGAGCGAGTCTTTCAGCTGCTGACACAGGTATCGGGTCGGGCAGGCCGGGGCGAGTTACCCGGCAAGGTATTGGTACAGACGTATCATCCAGATCACTACGCAGTGAAGTTCGCGGCGGACCACGATTACCCGGGGTTCGTAGCCAAGGAGATGCAGTACCGGCGATGGATGCACTATCCGCCGTATGCCGTGCTGGCTAACGTTGTGGTGCAAAGTGAACGGCTGGAAGAGGCAACAGGCTGGTCAGCGGAGCTGGGGCGATGGTTCCAGCAGACACGGCTCGACAAAGTGCGCGTGCTTGGTCCTGCCGCAGCGCCTATCTCCCGACTAAAGCGGATTTACCGCTACCACTTTGTGCTGAAGGCAGAGAAGCGGCAATCGCTGGGCAGCACCTTACGTGCGATGCTGGCTTTTGCGGAGACACGAGAGATTCCACGCCGAAACCTGGTGGTCGACGTGGATGCCGTGCACCTGATGTAA
- a CDS encoding cupin domain-containing protein codes for MANKQTRRNFLLTAPIAAAVASPLADTMLRASTAGSAMGQVSDGSKVQVFTAAEMAGELKSVQANNGTKNLLTSPGTLMIINEETRKAAKEFEWHATRDHVFQVLDGETKYELGGTPKGTHETKPGEWLAPESEGARTVILKKGDYLFVPRMTPHKRTTEGSVSLLLISSQTPA; via the coding sequence ATGGCTAACAAACAGACTCGCCGCAATTTTCTGCTGACGGCTCCAATTGCCGCAGCCGTCGCTTCCCCTTTAGCTGACACGATGCTGCGTGCTTCAACCGCGGGCTCCGCTATGGGGCAGGTGTCAGACGGCAGCAAGGTACAGGTCTTTACGGCTGCCGAAATGGCAGGAGAGTTGAAGAGCGTACAGGCTAACAATGGGACGAAGAATCTGCTGACCTCGCCGGGCACGCTGATGATTATCAACGAGGAGACGCGGAAGGCTGCCAAGGAGTTTGAGTGGCATGCGACGCGCGACCACGTCTTTCAGGTGCTGGACGGTGAGACGAAGTATGAGCTGGGCGGAACGCCGAAGGGCACACATGAGACGAAGCCCGGCGAGTGGCTTGCTCCGGAGTCGGAGGGAGCCAGAACCGTCATTCTGAAGAAGGGTGACTATCTGTTTGTACCGCGTATGACTCCGCACAAGAGGACGACGGAAGGAAGCGTGAGCCTGCTGCTGATCTCATCCCAGACGCCGGCATAG
- a CDS encoding OmpP1/FadL family transporter, whose protein sequence is MHSDRFYRISLRLLSLVLSAGMFIAGSSGYGQDLFNGTVNGASLGVGHSDVAMPHGALGAVSVGNPAGIGLIEGRSLEVGGLAILAHGSYTSATSTNSRLDPLLGLAPAVAFVSSVGRSPWRFAVSATPDVSLAANWYYYDAPGTAGVTYGYQQNKSSLLNERFALGVAHPLGKRLQIGGTFGVVYDSTTLIAPTIFQQQPVLKGLKTLLTMKTTGVGWNGSIGVIYTPTPKVHVGITYRTPTTINSTGTAVGNLSALLAALGLTGKFQPNFRYSSKFNYTLPQIGRAGMAWNASTKTKVFASVDFVGWGNAFDHLGLTVSEGTNADLNGLVGSNGFHDVIPLNWSNQAIVHIGVERAMTPNLTLRGGFVAGNNPVPAATLTPLTASITQASVAAGVGYHRSRYRLDAGYQAGLPHTASVGQSLLRAGEYNNSQTEISTQTLATTFAIVF, encoded by the coding sequence ATGCACTCGGATCGTTTTTATCGTATTTCTCTTCGTCTTCTCTCCTTGGTGTTGTCTGCAGGCATGTTCATTGCGGGCTCGTCTGGCTACGGCCAGGATCTGTTTAATGGCACAGTGAATGGTGCCTCTCTGGGTGTAGGACATTCCGATGTCGCTATGCCTCATGGCGCTTTGGGTGCCGTTTCTGTCGGAAATCCTGCAGGGATCGGTTTGATCGAGGGGCGGTCGCTGGAGGTAGGTGGGCTGGCGATTCTGGCTCATGGGAGCTATACGAGTGCAACGAGTACAAATAGCAGGCTGGATCCGCTGCTGGGCCTGGCGCCGGCGGTGGCATTTGTGTCGAGTGTAGGCAGATCGCCGTGGAGGTTTGCTGTTTCGGCTACACCGGATGTGTCATTGGCGGCGAACTGGTATTACTACGACGCTCCTGGAACTGCTGGGGTGACATACGGCTATCAGCAGAACAAGTCGTCTCTGCTGAACGAACGTTTTGCGCTGGGGGTGGCGCATCCGCTGGGGAAGAGGCTCCAGATCGGAGGGACGTTCGGGGTGGTTTACGACTCGACGACGTTGATCGCGCCGACGATTTTTCAGCAGCAGCCGGTGCTAAAAGGACTGAAGACGCTGCTGACGATGAAGACCACTGGAGTTGGCTGGAACGGTTCTATCGGAGTGATCTATACACCAACGCCAAAGGTGCACGTAGGAATAACATACAGGACACCGACAACCATCAACAGTACCGGGACGGCGGTTGGGAATCTGAGTGCGTTGCTGGCGGCGCTCGGATTGACAGGGAAATTTCAGCCGAATTTTCGCTACTCGTCGAAGTTCAACTATACGTTGCCTCAGATTGGCAGAGCGGGTATGGCCTGGAATGCAAGCACGAAAACGAAGGTCTTTGCCAGTGTGGATTTCGTAGGCTGGGGAAATGCCTTCGATCATCTAGGGCTTACTGTGTCCGAGGGAACGAATGCCGACTTGAATGGACTGGTGGGATCGAATGGGTTCCATGATGTGATTCCGTTGAACTGGAGCAATCAGGCAATCGTTCACATAGGCGTGGAGAGGGCGATGACGCCAAACCTTACCCTGCGTGGGGGCTTTGTCGCCGGGAACAATCCTGTTCCTGCCGCGACACTGACTCCACTCACAGCATCGATTACGCAGGCAAGCGTGGCTGCGGGAGTAGGCTACCATCGTAGCCGTTACAGGTTGGATGCTGGATACCAGGCTGGCTTGCCGCATACCGCATCCGTGGGGCAGAGTCTTCTGCGCGCAGGAGAATACAACAACAGCCAAACAGAGATCAGCACGCAGACGTTGGCGACGACCTTCGCTATCGTTTTTTGA
- a CDS encoding ribonuclease T2, giving the protein MKAAASLLSLLLVLTACNPRPAPTPEPKPSPRSGTALAERGSRTLPQATGTFDYYLLNLSWSPEFCYSHADKPECAQHLAFVLHGLWPQNLDGTYPQNCADAPGPANPAQYSDIYPDPGLLQHEWKTHGTCSGLSPDDFFSTARKATQSVAIPSQLTQLTSQISMPPEQILGLFTATNPQIPRGSLALSCGNNYLTAVEVCLNKQLQPTSCGPIRSCRANTVRIPPPQ; this is encoded by the coding sequence ATGAAGGCCGCCGCCTCCCTCCTTTCGCTGCTCCTCGTCCTTACTGCATGCAACCCGCGTCCTGCGCCGACACCTGAACCCAAACCGTCTCCTCGCTCCGGCACAGCACTCGCCGAACGAGGCTCTCGGACTCTTCCGCAGGCCACCGGCACCTTCGACTACTACCTGCTCAACCTCTCCTGGTCGCCCGAATTCTGCTACTCCCACGCCGACAAACCTGAGTGCGCCCAGCACCTCGCCTTCGTGCTGCATGGACTCTGGCCACAGAACCTCGACGGCACCTATCCGCAGAACTGCGCCGACGCACCCGGACCAGCCAATCCGGCTCAATATTCCGATATCTACCCCGACCCCGGCCTGCTTCAGCACGAGTGGAAAACCCACGGTACCTGCTCTGGCCTCTCACCCGACGACTTCTTTTCGACCGCCCGCAAGGCCACACAGTCCGTCGCCATTCCCTCGCAGCTCACGCAACTGACCAGTCAGATCTCGATGCCACCGGAACAGATTCTGGGTCTCTTCACAGCCACCAACCCGCAGATTCCGCGCGGCTCGCTTGCTCTCTCCTGCGGCAACAACTACCTCACCGCTGTGGAGGTCTGCCTCAATAAGCAGCTCCAGCCCACATCCTGCGGCCCTATCCGCTCCTGCCGCGCCAATACGGTTCGCATCCCACCGCCACAATAG
- a CDS encoding uracil-DNA glycosylase produces MSGEAEHLRAYVEYFRDLGVHDFYRRGEPVVEASAVEQVSAPVAEALPVTAHPVPEKVAVPSSAEHVVAVPVRPAPTPISSSRSEFLEPPNLKLVSFNNLAPLPEKRMVAADRPAALRAIQEEIGDCTRCPLAYAGRHKIVFADGDPSARLMFVGEGPGADEDAQGLPFVGKAGQLLNNMIGAMGLKREQVYIANIVKCRPPGNRTPEPVEATTCSQFLLKQIDVVQPEFIVALGSTAATYLLGVKQSLAGLRGRWHSCRGAKLAVTYHPAFLLRDPRQKAEAWKDLQMVMKEMGLKVPSKG; encoded by the coding sequence ATGTCAGGAGAGGCCGAGCATCTGCGTGCGTATGTAGAGTACTTCCGCGATTTGGGAGTACACGATTTTTATCGACGCGGAGAGCCGGTGGTCGAGGCTTCGGCGGTGGAGCAGGTGAGTGCTCCTGTGGCTGAGGCTTTGCCAGTCACTGCTCATCCTGTGCCAGAGAAGGTTGCAGTTCCATCCTCTGCGGAGCATGTTGTTGCTGTGCCGGTTCGGCCTGCGCCCACTCCTATAAGTTCTTCGCGATCTGAGTTCCTGGAGCCTCCAAATTTGAAGCTGGTGAGTTTTAATAACCTTGCTCCTCTGCCTGAGAAGCGTATGGTTGCGGCGGATCGTCCTGCGGCGTTGCGTGCGATCCAGGAAGAGATTGGCGATTGCACACGCTGTCCGCTGGCATACGCAGGGCGGCACAAGATTGTCTTTGCGGATGGTGATCCGAGTGCACGGCTGATGTTTGTCGGTGAAGGCCCAGGTGCCGACGAGGATGCTCAAGGTCTGCCGTTCGTAGGCAAGGCAGGGCAGCTACTAAACAACATGATTGGCGCAATGGGCCTGAAGCGCGAGCAGGTTTATATTGCGAATATCGTGAAGTGCCGTCCGCCGGGAAACCGGACACCGGAGCCGGTAGAGGCGACGACGTGCTCGCAGTTTCTGCTGAAGCAGATCGATGTGGTGCAGCCGGAGTTTATCGTCGCGCTGGGTTCTACGGCGGCGACGTACCTGCTTGGCGTGAAGCAGTCGCTGGCTGGATTGCGTGGACGCTGGCATAGCTGCCGCGGCGCGAAGCTGGCGGTGACGTATCATCCGGCGTTTCTTCTGCGCGACCCACGGCAGAAGGCCGAGGCCTGGAAAGACCTTCAGATGGTGATGAAGGAGATGGGGCTGAAAGTACCATCCAAGGGATAA
- the rpoZ gene encoding DNA-directed RNA polymerase subunit omega — protein MAIDGSFHNKYSLVKGAARRARQLQSGAPPLITSKSMKACRVAEDEIRQGQVKYVLPNAPAPAPAPSEPPVH, from the coding sequence ATGGCCATAGATGGTTCGTTCCACAATAAGTACAGTCTGGTGAAAGGCGCAGCGCGGAGGGCGCGGCAATTGCAGTCGGGCGCACCGCCGTTGATTACGTCCAAATCGATGAAGGCTTGCCGGGTGGCAGAGGACGAGATCCGGCAGGGTCAGGTGAAGTACGTATTGCCGAATGCTCCAGCGCCAGCTCCTGCTCCTTCTGAGCCGCCAGTTCATTGA
- the gmk gene encoding guanylate kinase codes for MAGILFIISAPSGSGKSTLVSQLRTLVEGLDFSISYTTRAPRGSEENGREYYFTTREEFERMVAAGDFLEWAEVFGNYYGTAVSALQHAKDLGKDLLLDIDVQGALQVMKKMPQAVSIFILPPSPQVLERRLRNRSAAENMTAETIIEKRLNGAKGELKMVWDYQYALVNDVLDEAVTEMRAVVLYERGLRDDGIEELAKGCRTNAASAKLQAVLGAFGE; via the coding sequence ATGGCAGGAATCCTGTTTATTATCTCGGCGCCTTCGGGCTCAGGCAAATCGACACTGGTGAGCCAACTCAGGACGCTGGTTGAGGGCCTGGATTTTTCAATCTCATACACGACGCGAGCACCGCGTGGTTCGGAAGAGAACGGCCGCGAGTATTACTTCACGACGCGCGAAGAGTTCGAGCGCATGGTTGCGGCTGGCGATTTTCTGGAGTGGGCCGAGGTCTTCGGCAACTACTATGGCACGGCGGTTTCGGCGCTGCAGCACGCGAAAGACCTGGGGAAAGACCTGCTGCTCGATATTGATGTGCAGGGCGCGTTGCAGGTGATGAAAAAAATGCCGCAGGCTGTCTCTATCTTTATCCTGCCACCGAGTCCCCAGGTGCTGGAACGTCGGCTTAGGAATCGAAGCGCGGCAGAAAATATGACTGCGGAAACCATCATCGAGAAGCGGCTCAACGGGGCTAAAGGCGAATTAAAGATGGTCTGGGATTATCAATACGCGCTGGTGAATGATGTATTGGATGAGGCTGTTACGGAGATGCGCGCCGTGGTGCTGTACGAGCGCGGATTGCGCGACGACGGAATCGAGGAGCTGGCGAAAGGTTGCAGAACGAATGCGGCTTCGGCGAAGCTGCAGGCTGTTCTTGGGGCTTTTGGGGAATAA
- a CDS encoding YicC/YloC family endoribonuclease: MIYSMTGFASARGVADDKPGFSLAIKSVNHRFLDLHMRLPSYCDALEMQMRRLLKETLKRGHIEVTLQVERKSSALIELNADLLGAYVDAFGKAAQMYGLPNQPDLNSLLRIPGVMTAETTTGVEGNADLDAAVMAEMPALIEKLNIVRAQEGAALVAELRASMKKLRIFADEMASLRNGVREAQFERLRTRLAELTDGVTVSDERILSEAAVLAEKSDVEEEIVRLKTHIDRFTAMLDEGGELGKRLDFLLQELNREANTMLSKTGAAAGDNSLRITELGLEIKAEIEKAREQVQNIE; the protein is encoded by the coding sequence GTGATCTATTCGATGACAGGATTTGCGAGCGCGCGTGGTGTGGCAGATGATAAGCCGGGTTTCTCGCTCGCTATTAAGAGCGTGAATCATCGTTTTCTGGACCTGCATATGCGCCTGCCGTCGTACTGCGATGCACTCGAGATGCAGATGCGCCGGCTGCTGAAGGAGACGCTGAAGCGAGGTCACATTGAGGTCACCCTGCAGGTAGAGCGGAAGTCGAGTGCTCTGATCGAACTGAATGCCGACCTGCTGGGTGCGTATGTTGACGCCTTTGGCAAAGCTGCACAGATGTATGGCCTGCCGAATCAACCCGATCTCAACTCATTGTTGCGCATTCCTGGGGTAATGACTGCCGAGACGACAACAGGCGTTGAGGGCAATGCCGATCTCGATGCCGCGGTCATGGCAGAGATGCCTGCGCTGATAGAGAAGTTGAATATTGTTCGCGCGCAGGAAGGCGCTGCACTGGTTGCAGAGCTGCGTGCTTCGATGAAAAAGCTGCGGATCTTTGCCGACGAGATGGCGAGCTTACGGAATGGGGTGCGCGAGGCCCAGTTTGAGCGACTGCGGACGCGCCTCGCGGAGTTGACTGACGGTGTTACAGTGAGCGACGAGAGAATTCTCTCTGAAGCAGCCGTGCTTGCAGAGAAAAGCGATGTTGAAGAAGAGATTGTGCGCTTGAAGACGCACATCGATCGTTTTACCGCGATGCTAGATGAGGGTGGTGAGCTGGGGAAGCGTCTGGATTTTCTTTTGCAGGAGCTGAATCGCGAGGCCAATACGATGCTTTCGAAGACGGGTGCGGCGGCAGGCGATAACAGTTTGCGTATTACGGAGCTCGGGCTGGAGATTAAGGCAGAGATTGAAAAGGCGCGCGAGCAGGTGCAGAACATCGAATAG